The window CAGGCGGGGCCGGGTGGCCTGGGTGGACCGGGACCAGGCCGAAGGCCTGCTGGAGCTGATCATCACCAGATACAGGGACTATACCAAGGTGGAGAGCGCGGAAGAGGAGACCTTGAGATCCCAGATCGCTCTGAGCATGGAGGCCAGGATCCTCTCTGCGGAGGACAGAAGCCTGCTGTGGGCTTCCTCGCCGGTGAATGTGCGCGAATCGTTTACCGGGGCGGGAGAAAAGCGGGAAGCGGAGCGGCGGGTCGTCGAGGATGCGGCCGACGCCCTGGCCGGTCAGCTCAGTGCGGGATTTTAGTAGTGGCGGCAGCCGCCGACCACTGACCACTGTCCGTTGCCTCCAGTCCATTGCATAAGCGCCGTCTATGTCAAAAAACACCCGCCACGGATTCACCTTCTGCGTCTGCCCGGACGGGCAGCTGATCAAAGAACGCATTCACGCCCTGCTGGCTGCCCAGGACGATACCTGGAAGGTGCGGACCTTTTGGGCGGACGAGGAGCTCCCCGACTCCTGCTGGCAGGCCCTGACCTGGACCAGTCTCCTCGGGCGTCCGACTGCGGTGGTTGTGCGCAAGGCGGAGCACTTCAAGGCCGAGGACTGGAAAAAGCTGCATCCGATCCTGGGAAGCTTTCGAACCGGGATATGGCCGTTTTTGTGCCTGGAGAAGCAGTGGGAGCGGGGCAAGCCGCCCATTCCGGCCGTCCTGCAGAAGCAGGCCTTCTGGAAGGTGGCTGAGAACAAGGGGTGGGTGTGGCGCTCCGCCGGACTG is drawn from Desulfovermiculus halophilus DSM 18834 and contains these coding sequences:
- the lptE gene encoding LPS assembly lipoprotein LptE, giving the protein MRLRYAVRIWVVGVLLAVLPACGYHLSSSVPIEMPHGITSLYIDRVENPSTEPWIESRLISEVRDEFTRRGRVAWVDRDQAEGLLELIITRYRDYTKVESAEEETLRSQIALSMEARILSAEDRSLLWASSPVNVRESFTGAGEKREAERRVVEDAADALAGQLSAGF